A single region of the Lysinibacillus sp. B2A1 genome encodes:
- a CDS encoding metal-dependent hydrolase — MEISYHGHSVVKIQTHGKTILIDPFINGNGQTDLKVAEEAPDIIILTHGHNDHVGDTVELAKKKEALVIAPNELANWISWQGVKAHPMHIGGARVFDFGKVKFTQAFHGSSYITESNEIIYMGMPAGVLLFIEGLTIYHAGDTALFSDMKLIGERHPIDIAFIPIGDNFTMGPEDAACAVAFLKPKIVVPIHYNTFPPIEQDPQIFAELVQNSEVQILKAGEKVNCS; from the coding sequence ATGGAAATAAGTTATCATGGACATTCCGTTGTTAAAATCCAAACTCATGGGAAAACAATATTGATTGATCCTTTCATTAATGGGAATGGACAAACAGATTTAAAGGTTGCGGAAGAGGCACCAGATATTATTATATTGACGCATGGACATAATGATCACGTTGGTGATACGGTTGAGCTTGCAAAGAAGAAAGAGGCACTTGTTATTGCACCAAATGAGCTAGCCAATTGGATTTCTTGGCAAGGAGTGAAAGCGCATCCAATGCATATTGGGGGTGCTAGGGTATTTGATTTTGGAAAAGTGAAATTCACGCAGGCATTCCATGGTTCTTCTTATATAACTGAAAGTAATGAAATTATTTATATGGGCATGCCAGCTGGAGTTTTATTATTTATTGAAGGATTAACCATCTATCATGCAGGAGATACAGCGCTGTTTAGTGATATGAAATTAATTGGTGAACGTCATCCGATTGATATTGCCTTTATACCAATTGGGGATAATTTCACTATGGGACCAGAAGATGCTGCATGTGCAGTTGCATTTTTAAAGCCGAAAATTGTCGTACCAATTCATTACAATACATTTCCTCCAATCGAGCAGGATCCACAAATTTTTGCGGAGCTAGTGCAGAATTCAGAGGTTCAAATTTTAAAAGCGGGTGAAAAAGTAAACTGTTCCTAA
- a CDS encoding peptidase M24 family protein — protein MSKVEEIQNYLQQNQIDAAFVTTPDNVFYVSGFKSNPHERLLGVMVFKNADPFLICPQMEIPDAKAAGWSYEVIGHQDTENSMEVLAQAIKERNVNPSAFAIEKAHLNVERLEALQQSFLEANFVRLDEKINTMRVIKDENELEKLRKAAELADYAIEVGCKEIAEGKTEMEILTAIESAIQEKGCKMSFETTVLSGPKTASPHGIPGSRKIEKGDMVLFDLGVNYDGYCSDITRTVAFGEPSEAQKEIYNTVLAANTNAIAAVKPGVRAMELDKIARDTITDAGFGEYFTHRLGHGLGISVHEFPSVTGANELIMEEGMVFTIEPGIYKSDVTGVRIEDDVVVTKDGVEVLTKFQKELIVL, from the coding sequence ATGTCAAAGGTTGAAGAAATTCAAAACTATTTACAACAAAACCAAATTGATGCCGCTTTCGTAACAACACCAGATAATGTTTTTTACGTTTCTGGCTTTAAAAGTAATCCACATGAGCGATTACTAGGCGTGATGGTTTTCAAAAACGCAGATCCTTTTTTAATTTGTCCTCAAATGGAGATTCCAGATGCGAAGGCTGCTGGCTGGTCATATGAGGTGATTGGTCACCAAGATACGGAAAACTCCATGGAAGTTCTTGCCCAAGCTATAAAAGAACGAAATGTGAATCCATCAGCATTTGCCATTGAAAAAGCTCACCTCAATGTAGAGCGTTTAGAAGCGCTGCAACAATCATTTTTGGAAGCGAATTTTGTCCGTCTTGATGAAAAAATTAATACTATGCGTGTTATTAAAGATGAAAATGAGTTAGAAAAATTACGTAAAGCTGCTGAACTAGCAGACTATGCAATTGAAGTAGGCTGTAAGGAAATCGCTGAAGGAAAAACAGAAATGGAAATTTTAACAGCTATTGAAAGTGCTATTCAAGAAAAAGGCTGTAAAATGTCCTTTGAAACAACGGTATTGAGTGGACCAAAAACAGCCTCTCCACACGGTATACCAGGTTCTCGCAAAATTGAAAAAGGCGATATGGTATTATTTGATCTTGGTGTTAATTACGATGGTTATTGCTCTGATATTACACGTACAGTTGCCTTTGGTGAACCAAGTGAAGCGCAAAAGGAAATTTATAATACTGTCTTAGCTGCAAATACAAATGCTATTGCCGCTGTAAAGCCAGGTGTCCGTGCAATGGAGTTAGATAAAATTGCCCGTGACACGATTACTGATGCTGGTTTTGGAGAGTATTTCACACATCGACTAGGTCATGGCCTTGGCATTTCCGTACATGAATTCCCTTCAGTGACAGGTGCAAATGAACTGATTATGGAAGAAGGAATGGTCTTTACAATTGAACCAGGTATCTACAAATCTGATGTAACAGGTGTCCGCATTGAAGATGACGTGGTTGTTACAAAAGACGGAGTAGAAGTGCTGACAAAGTTCCAAAAGGAATTAATTGTGCTTTAA
- a CDS encoding DHH family phosphoesterase, which produces MKRQIIDTIALYETIIIHRHVRPDPDAYGSQQGLKELILANYPGKKVFAVGEHDDSLTFMAQPDQVTDDVYDNALVIVTDTANTERVDDQRYTKGKMVIKIDHHPNDDAYGDLLWVDTTASSCSEMIYELFEEGRNVANWSLSTATARLLFAGIVGDTGRFQFPSTTAKTFKIAAELITYDFDRNQIFDGMYEMEQKLLNLQGYIYQNFEMNEHGAAHIKLTKELLTEFDAVPSEASLLVGCLGSVKGICAWVVFIEEGEQIRVRLRSKGPIINTLAKEFNGGGHPLASGATAHSWEEADCVINRLQAICQTYRLNN; this is translated from the coding sequence TTGAAACGACAAATCATCGACACAATTGCTTTATATGAGACAATCATTATTCATCGCCATGTACGTCCTGATCCAGATGCTTATGGTTCTCAACAAGGTTTAAAAGAATTAATTTTAGCCAACTATCCAGGAAAAAAAGTTTTTGCTGTAGGTGAGCATGATGATTCTTTAACATTTATGGCACAGCCTGATCAAGTTACTGATGATGTTTATGATAATGCTCTAGTGATTGTTACGGATACTGCAAATACTGAACGTGTCGACGACCAACGCTATACAAAGGGCAAGATGGTCATAAAAATCGATCATCATCCAAATGATGATGCATATGGTGATCTATTGTGGGTGGACACGACAGCTAGCTCTTGTAGTGAAATGATTTATGAGCTTTTTGAGGAAGGTCGCAATGTAGCCAACTGGTCGCTATCTACGGCTACTGCTAGATTGTTATTTGCTGGTATTGTGGGTGATACAGGAAGATTTCAATTTCCAAGTACAACAGCGAAAACATTTAAAATTGCTGCAGAACTCATTACATATGATTTTGATCGAAATCAGATTTTTGATGGTATGTATGAAATGGAACAAAAATTATTAAATTTACAGGGTTATATTTATCAAAATTTTGAAATGAATGAGCATGGGGCAGCACATATAAAGTTGACAAAAGAATTGCTAACAGAATTCGATGCTGTTCCGTCAGAGGCTTCTCTTTTAGTAGGTTGCCTTGGAAGTGTAAAAGGTATTTGTGCATGGGTTGTGTTTATAGAGGAGGGAGAACAAATTAGAGTACGTTTGCGCTCGAAAGGCCCTATTATAAATACGCTAGCGAAGGAATTCAATGGTGGAGGACACCCATTAGCTTCAGGTGCAACTGCTCATTCATGGGAGGAAGCGGATTGTGTGATAAATCGTTTACAGGCAATTTGTCAAACGTATCGCTTAAATAACTAA